In the genome of Hymenobacter cellulosivorans, one region contains:
- a CDS encoding helix-turn-helix domain-containing protein, which translates to MSIFALQILLVGGATQGLCLALLLATRHANPLANRLLALLMLLVSAQSVLVAFDTREFFLAFPHLSRIGWLLPSLFGPLLYLFTRKLTSPAPRLRRADAWHLLPFALVLAYLLPYYLQPAAAKIAYLRDFQAASRDDFGWLNQLLNLEHIGYLLAALHALRRHGQRIRDEFSDLTRLRLRWLRQFLLFTLGIVLVGVAAFYGRKWGLSWISNVYHFHYLGVIGLIYWIGYRALAQPELFSSAQQDIPPGAAAGGPNVGAAALVVALEPTPAALPAPPDTTAAPAAKYQKSTLTPEQAQEVADALLAFMRAHKPYRQNSLTIQELARQLELPKHRLSQVLNEQLGKNFYDFVNEYRVEEVKHLLRDPRYAHYSTLGIAEEAGFNSKATFNAVFKKITGVTPSEYAKQSEIGV; encoded by the coding sequence ATGTCAATTTTCGCGCTGCAGATTCTATTGGTGGGGGGCGCCACGCAGGGGCTGTGCCTGGCCTTGCTGCTGGCCACCCGCCACGCCAATCCCTTGGCTAACCGGCTGTTGGCCCTGCTAATGCTACTCGTGTCGGCGCAGTCGGTGCTGGTGGCCTTCGACACCCGGGAGTTCTTTCTGGCCTTTCCGCACCTGAGCCGGATCGGCTGGCTGCTGCCCAGCTTGTTTGGGCCGTTGCTTTACTTGTTTACCCGCAAGCTCACCAGTCCCGCGCCCCGCTTGCGCCGCGCCGATGCCTGGCACCTGCTGCCCTTCGCCTTGGTGCTGGCTTATCTGCTGCCGTATTACCTGCAGCCGGCCGCCGCCAAAATAGCCTACCTCCGTGACTTCCAGGCCGCCTCGCGCGACGACTTTGGCTGGCTAAACCAATTGCTCAACCTGGAACATATCGGTTACCTGCTGGCCGCCCTACACGCGCTGCGACGCCACGGCCAGCGGATACGCGACGAGTTTTCGGACCTGACCCGCCTGCGTCTGCGCTGGCTGCGGCAGTTTCTGCTTTTCACCCTGGGCATCGTCTTGGTGGGGGTGGCCGCCTTTTACGGCCGCAAGTGGGGCCTGTCTTGGATCAGCAACGTCTACCATTTCCACTACCTGGGCGTCATTGGCCTCATTTATTGGATTGGCTACCGGGCCCTGGCGCAACCCGAGCTGTTTAGCTCCGCCCAGCAGGATATTCCGCCAGGTGCGGCCGCCGGGGGGCCAAACGTCGGTGCGGCTGCCTTGGTAGTGGCACTGGAGCCGACCCCCGCGGCCCTGCCCGCGCCTCCGGATACAACGGCAGCGCCAGCGGCCAAGTACCAGAAGTCGACCCTGACGCCGGAGCAGGCCCAGGAAGTAGCCGACGCCCTGCTCGCCTTTATGCGGGCGCACAAGCCCTACCGCCAGAATAGCCTTACTATCCAGGAGCTGGCCCGGCAGTTGGAGCTGCCCAAGCATCGTCTCTCGCAAGTGCTCAATGAGCAGCTCGGGAAAAACTTTTACGATTTCGTGAATGAGTACCGGGTGGAGGAGGTGAAGCACCTGCTCCGCGACCCGCGCTACGCCCACTACAGCACCCTGGGAATAGCCGAGGAAGCGGGCTTCAACTCCAAGGCTACCTTTAACGCCGTTTTCAAGAAAATAACGGGTGTGACTCCGTCGGAATACGCCAAACAGTCGGAAATAGGGGTCTGA